The following coding sequences lie in one Apium graveolens cultivar Ventura chromosome 3, ASM990537v1, whole genome shotgun sequence genomic window:
- the LOC141710522 gene encoding subtilisin-like protease SBT3 — protein sequence MATKLVHLLILLFITISHFTCTTSANSNSYIVHMDLSAMPKPFTNPHSWYMDSVLSSLPSSRLIYTYSSVIHGFSAVLSDSELEKVRKFPGYVYSYRDMSVKLDTTYSSKFLGLNINNGAWPRSKHGSDVIIGFVDTGVWPESESFNDYEMAEVPSKWRGKCEAGIQFNSTLCNKKLVGARYFNKGLLAANPSITIAMNSSRDTDGHGTHTSSTAAGSYVNNASYFGYASGTARGVAPFARVAIYKAVFNEGGVSSDVLAAIDQAIEDGVDVLSLSLGFYGAPLYKDAVAIAAFSAMEKGIFVSTSAGNEGPYVQSLHNGIPWVLTVAAGTLDREFLGSIILRNGIVVTGQSLYPDGNLTTSQDLPVVFMNKCDNIEELKKIGQKIVVCYDKTDQIMQQVYNVRNSEVAGGVFITNTSDLGLSLQTSFPAVFLNLIDGKIVLNYINTTSNEIRSARFDFGKTRIGTKPAPKVARYSSRGPSTSCPFILKPDIIGPGDNILAAWPPDIPSSRLREAQAFSYFNILSGTSMACPHLAGMAALLKQAHPEWSPAAIRSAMMTTSDILDSSLQSIQDLGTKNQVATPLALGAGHINPIRALNPGLIYNLSSENYISLLCALNFTIKQIQTITRAASLDCSNSSLDLNYPSFIAYFNANNTITNGAVILEFERTLTNIGDETTMYRANVTQMDELKVSVVPDTLVFKEKYEKQSYKLSIEGPKMLKNRVVHGSISWIESKGKHAVRSPIIATNLGSKVLAN from the coding sequence ATGGCTACAAAACTTGTCCATTTGCTAATACTGCTCTTCATTACAATCTCACACTTCACATGCACTACTTCAGCTAACTCAAACTCTTACATTGTTCATATGGACTTATCAGCTATGCCCAAACCATTTACTAATCCTCACAGCTGGTACATGGACTCTGTGTTATCTTCTTTGCCATCTTCAAGACTCATCTACACTTACTCTAGTGTCATCCATGGCTTTAGTGCAGTTCTCTCAGATTCTGAACTCGAAAAAGTTCGAAAATTTCCAGGCTATGTGTATTCCTACAGAGACATGAGTGTAAAGCTTGACACAACTTATTCCTCCAAGTTCCTTGGCCTAAACATCAATAATGGTGCATGGCCTAGGTCTAAACATGGGAGTGATGTCATTATTGGATTCGTCGACACGGGTGTTTGGCCAGAGAGTGAAAGCTTCAATGACTATGAGATGGCTGAAGTTCCATCAAAATGGAGAGGGAAATGTGAAGCTGGCATACAATTTAATTCAACACTCTGCAATAAAAAGCTTGTTGGGGCGCGGTACTTCAACAAAGGCTTGCTAGCGGCTAATCCTAGCATAACCATTGCTATGAATTCTTCTCGAGACACGGATGGACATGGAACTCACACTTCATCAACAGCTGCTGGAAGTTATGTAAACAATGCTTCTTATTTCGGCTATGCCTCTGGAACTGCAAGAGGCGTGGCTCCTTTTGCTCGTGTCGCCATCTACAAAGCTGTGTTCAATGAAGGTGGAGTCAGTTCTGATGTTCTAGCTGCCATTGATCAAGCAATAGAAGATGGGGTCGACGTTTTATCTTTGTCATTAGGGTTTTATGGTGCTCCGTTGTACAAGGATGCTGTTGCCATAGCCGCGTTTTCAGCTATGGAGAAGGGGATTTTTGTGTCTACTTCAGCTGGAAATGAAGGGCCGTATGTTCAGTCATTGCACAATGGCATACCATGGGTGCTAACAGTTGCAGCTGGCACATTGGACCGCGAGTTTCTTGGAAGTATAATTCTCAGGAATGGGATCGTAGTCACGGGTCAGTCTCTATATCCTGATGGAAACCTTACTACAAGCCAAGATTTACCAGTTGTGTTCATGAACAAATGTGACAATATTGAGGAGTTGAAGAAAATTGGTCAGAAAATTGTGGTGTGCTATGACAAAACAGATCAAATAATGCAACAAGTTTATAATGTCCGCAATTCAGAAGTTGCTGGAGGTGTCTTTATAACAAATACTTCTGACCTGGGGCTCTCTCTTCAGACCTCATTTCCAGCTGTTTTCCTGAATTTGATAGACGGTAAAATCGTTTTGAATTACATCAACACCACAAGTAACGAGATCAGATCTGCGAGATTTGATTTTGGAAAAACGAGAATTGGTACTAAACCAGCACCTAAAGTGGCTAGATATAGTTCCAGAGGCCCATCTACGAGCTGCCCGTTTATATTAAAGCCTGACATTATAGGTCCTGGTGACAACATCTTAGCTGCTTGGCCTCCTGATATTCCATCAAGTCGCCTAAGGGAAGCCCAGGCCTTCAGTTATTTCAACATCCTGTCTGGTACATCAATGGCCTGCCCTCATCTAGCAGGCATGGCAGCGCTTCTTAAGCAGGCACATCCTGAATGGAGCCCTGCAGCTATACGGTCGGCTATGATGACAACGTCTGATATTCTAGACAGTTCATTGCAATCCATCCAAGATCTTGGAACCAAGAACCAAGTAGCAACACCTTTAGCCCTTGGAGCTGGTCACATAAACCCAATCAGGGCCTTAAACCCCGGACTTATATACAACTTGAGTTCAGAAAATTACATTAGCCTACTTTGTGCATTGAACTTTACCATCAAACAAATACAAACTATCACTAGAGCAGCTTCTTTAGATTGCTCCAATTCATCACTAGACCTCAACTACCCCTCTTTTATTGCATACTTCAATGCAAACAATACGATTACAAATGGTGCGGTTATACTAGAGTTTGAGAGGACACTGACTAATATTGGAGATGAAACGACTATGTACCGGGCAAATGTCACACAAATGGATGAACTAAAAGTTAGCGTTGTGCCAGATACATTGGTTTTCAAGGAGAAGTATGAGAAGCAAAGCTACAAGTTGAGTATTGAAGGTCCAAAGATGTTGAAAAATAGAGTTGTTCATGGTTCCATCAGTTGGATAGAAAGTAAAGGTAAGCATGCAGTTAGAAGTCCTATTATTGCAACAAATTTAGGCTCAAAGGTACTAGCTAATTAA
- the LOC141711263 gene encoding protein RALF-like 34, which yields MSTQSILLILLICISYKTLSVSSQIDSLAANLQWPSATSGYAGVELELDEDQEGGIIDRRSLYWSRSMHYYISYGALSANRIPCPARSGRSYYTHNCHSATGPAHPYSRGCSAITRCRR from the coding sequence ATGTCTACACAATCTATCCTCCTCATTCTCCTCATCTGCATTTCCTACAAAACACTCTCAGTTTCCTCCCAGATCGACTCATTAGCCGCGAATCTGCAGTGGCCTTCAGCAACATCAGGCTACGCAGGAGTGGAGCTAGAGCTAGATGAAGATCAGGAAGGTGGAATTATAGACAGAAGATCATTGTACTGGAGTCGATCTATGCATTATTATATATCTTACGGAGCTTTGTCTGCTAATAGAATACCATGTCCAGCTCGTTCAGGCAGATCTTATTATACTCATAATTGTCATTCCGCTACTGGTCCTGCTCATCCTTATAGCCGAGGTTGTTCTGCTATTACTCGTTGCAGACGATAG
- the LOC141711428 gene encoding putative serine/threonine-protein kinase At1g01540: MVSEKHGFFNIELSKKTSIFNLPLWVIVGICFGAFVVVVFLLISLWFTSKRIKKIKTLPKFKNHSSVKNHSSVKNPVIIPNVSKEIQEIRTDSSRHTDPLPESGDLVKVERQGLGESEKSSNGPERIHIKIGKDHRISYPDCGGKSGGEVKSGHQMGIVVPEVSHLGWGHWYTLRELEAATNWFADENVIGEGGYGIVYSGNLLDNTKVAVKNLLNNRGQAEKEFKVEVEAIGRVRHKNLVRLLGYCAEGASRVLVYEYVDNGNLEQWLHGDVGPSSPLTWAIRMNIVLGTAKGLTYLHEGLEPKVVHRDIKSSNILLDKQWNPKVSDFGLAKLLGSERSYVTTRVMGTFGYVAPEYASTGMLNERSDVYSFGILLMEIITGRNPVDYSRPEGEVNLVDWLKSMVTNRNAEGVLDPKLPEKPSSRALKRALLVALRCVDPNAQKRPKMGNVIHMLEADDFTFREDRRAGQSHRDRIKEKLENRLMESGDSSGYESSIQTNRSIQGKRESYEL, from the exons ATGGTTAGTGAAAAACATGGGTTTTTCAACATTGAGCTATCCAAGAAAACCTCAATTTTTAACTTGCCTTTGTGGGTTATAGTGGGAATTTGTTTTGGAgcttttgttgttgttgtgtTCTTGTTGATTTCACTTTGGTTTACTTCAAAGCGCATCAAAAAGATCAAAACTTTACCAAAATTCAAGAACCATTCTTCTGTCAAAAACCATTCTTCTGTCAAGAACCCTGTTATAATCCCTAATGTTTCGAAAGAAATTCAAGAAATCAGGACTGATTCTTCAAGACACACTGACCCTTTACCAGAATCAGGTGACTTGGTTAAGGTAGAAAGGCAGGGTTTAGGTGAGAGTGAGAAAAGTAGTAATGGGCCTGAGAGAATTCACATTAAAATTGGGAAGGATCATAGGATTTCGTATCCGGATTGCGGTGGAAAATCTGGTGGAGAGGTGAAATCAGGTCATCAGATGGGAATTGTGGTGCCTGAAGTGTCACATTTAGGGTGGGGTCATTGGTATACATTGAGGGAGCTTGAGGCTGCTACCAATTGGTTTGCTGATGAGAATGTGATTGGAGAAGGTGGTTATGGGATTGTTTATAGTGGAAATTTGTTGGATAATACTAAAGTTGCAGTAAAGAATTTGCTTAACAACAG GGGGCAAGCTGAGAAAGAGTTTAAGGTTGAAGTTGAAGCAATTGGACGGGTTCGACATAAAAATTTGGTGAGATTGCTCGGATATTGTGCAGAAGGAGCTTCGAG AGTCCTTGTTTATGAGTATGTAGACAATGGAAACTTGGAACAATGGCTTCATGGTGATGTAGGACCTTCCAGTCCCCTGACTTGGGCTATCCGCATGAACATTGTACTTGGAACAGCAAAAGG GTTGACTTATCTGCACGAGGGGCTTGAACCAAAAGTTGTCCACCGTGATATAAAATCGAGCAACATCTTGCTTGATAAGCAATGGAATCCAAAAGTATCTGACTTTGGTTTAGCTAAGCTCTTGGGGTCGGAAAGGAGTTACGTGACCACTCGTGTGATGGGAACATTCGG ATACGTTGCTCCAGAATATGCCAGTACCGGAATGTTAAATGAAAGGAGTGATGTATATAGTTTCGGTATTCTACTAATGGAGATCATTACTGGGAGGAACCCTGTGGATTACAGCCGTCCAGAAGGGGAG GTAAACCTAGTTGATTGGCTGAAATCAATGGTTACAAACCGGAATGCAGAGGGAGTTCTAGATCCCAAGTTACCCGAGAAGCCTTCTTCAAGAGCATTGAAGCGTGCCCTCTTAGTAGCTTTACGCTGTGTTGATCCAAACGCACAGAAGAGACCGAAGATGGGAAATGTTATACATATGCTTGAAGCTGATGATTTCACCTTCCGAGAG GACAGGAGAGCTGGACAATCTCATCGTGATAGGATAAAGGAGAAGCTGGAGAACCGTCTTATGGAATCAGGTGACAGCAGCGGGTATGAAAGTAGTATTCAAACTAACAGGTCAATTCAAGGCAAGCGAGAATCATACGAGCTATAG
- the LOC141710521 gene encoding cation/H(+) antiporter 4-like gives MAGIILGPTVLGNLNQDFENSLFAPEGEVFLATLSRLGYIFFMFLIGVKMEPSLVKTSGRRAWIMAIISTAVPLVLALNVSAYLDSLLPFYRRITIRTVIQVQTMSPFPVVAILLMDLEIVNTELGRLALTSALISDLSATVLATFTSFLRLGYVSSTYHNRFSFVTTTQALTFTALLFLSIVFLARPFLFKWIVKCTPEGKPVKASYITMVVILVLLSAILSDSFGLPYHFGPFILGLCVPAGPPLGSTLVQKLDSVTSGLLAPLMATFCGLKIDLTKYSDLQLQGMIFNIFFVSSFVKALIIVVAALVTQVPVKDAFALSVILNAQGIVQMASYLNNNLTMTIDRETLASATISVLLISIIVTVVIRFLYDFSKTYTGYLKRNIMHSTLNSELRVLACVHRHDEALAAIKLLEVSNPTRESPIAAYALHLVELLGRASPLIINHSLGQKGSSSSSRSQPTIDTFTNFENHNRGLVNVQVFTAFSLPKYMHQDICSLAFDKMVSLIILPFHRKWNYQGQVILDSSLFRSINRFVLEMAPCSVGILVDRRKLRQTSPVDSAYYRVSVIFLGGDDDREAVAYVKRMAYSSAVQVTVIQLVSADDKNSANKWEAMLDSESLRDIKFLCSTRENVVLHEETVNDGSDTASLVQEMQDNFDLIIVGRRHKDLRALEGLAQWSELPELGVLGDLLSSPDISKPVSVLVVQQQLVQLK, from the exons ATG GCTGGAATAATACTAGGACCAACTGTTCTAGGCAATCTCAACCAAGATTTTGAGAACAGCTTGTTTGCTCCAGAAGGAGAAGTTTTTCTTGCTACTTTATCAAGGCTGGGGTACATTTTCTTCATGTTTCTGATTGGAGTCAAAATGGAACCTAGTTTAGTAAAGACATCAGGGAGAAGGGCATGGATCATGGCAATTATATCAACAGCTGTCCCCTTAGTGTTAGCTTTGAATGTGTCTGCATACTTGGATTCATTGTTACCTTTTTACAGAAGGATAACTATTAGAACGGTCATTCAAGTTCAGACAATGTCCCCATTTCCGGTTGTTGCTATTCTGCTCATGGACTTAGAAATCGTCAACACAGAGCTTGGCCGTCTTGCTCTGACATCTGCTTTGATCAGTGACTTATCGGCCACAGTACTAGCTACATTTACATCTTTTTTAAGACTTGGGTACGTCAGTTCCACATATCACAATAGATTTTCATTTGTCACGACGACACAGGCCCTTACCTTTACCGCTCTTCTGTTTCTAAGCATTGTGTTTCTGGCAAGGCCATTTTTGTTTAAATGGATTGTAAAATGCACTCCAGAAGGAAAGCCTGTGAAGGCCTCTTACATAACAATGGTCGTTATACTTGTTCTGTTGTCAGCAATCTTAAGTGATAGTTTCGGTCTTCCTTACCATTTTGGTCCCTTCATACTTGGCTTATGTGTGCCTGCTGGTCCGCCTCTTGGATCTACACTAGTGCAGAAACTGGACAGCGTAACGTCTGGATTGTTAGCGCCACTAATGGCAACTTTCTGTGGTCTGAAAATTGATCTCACAAAGTATTCTGATCTTCAGTTACAGGGCATGATTTTTAATATCTTCTTTGTTAGTAGTTTTGTAAAAGCTTTGATAATCGTTGTTGCAGCCCTTGTGACACAAGTGCCTGTTAAGGATGCTTTTGCTCTCTCTGTGATCTTAAACGCCCAAGGCATTGTTCAAATGGCTTCCTATCTCAATAACAATCTCACTATG ACTATAGACCGAGAAACCCTGGCATCAGCAACTATCTCAGTACTTCTGATCTCAATAATTGTAACAGTGGTCATCAGATTCTTGTATGATTTCTCGAAAACATACACAGGATATCTGAAAAGAAACATAATGCACTCAACATTGAATTCTGAACTCCGCGTATTAGCATGTGTGCATAGGCACGACGAGGCATTAGCTGCCATAAAGCTCTTAGAAGTTTCGAATCCAACAAGGGAAAGTCCAATTGCAGCATATGCACTTCACCTGGTTGAGCTTCTGGGACGAGCCTCGCCCCTCATAATCAACCATTCATTAGGCCAAAAAGGCTCTTCAAGTAGTTCTAGATCTCAACCAACAATAGAtacatttaccaattttgaaaatcacaataGAGGTTTGGTAAATGTTCAAGTTTTTACTGCATTTTCACTACCCAAGTACATGCATCAAGACATCTGTTCACTTGCATTTGACAAGATGGTATCTCTTATTATACTTCCATTCCATAGAAAATGGAATTACCAGGGCCAAGTGATTCTTGACAGCAGTTTGTTCAGATCAATAAACCGTTTTGTCCTTGAAATGGCCCCATGTTCTGTAGGCATTCTTGTTGATCGTCGTAAACTGCGCCAGACATCGCCTGTTGATTCAGCATATTACCGTGTTTCTGTTATATTCCTGGGAGGCGATGATGATCGTGAGGCTGTGGCTTATGTTAAGCGTATGGCCTACTCATCTGCAGTTCAGGTGACGGTCATTCAGCTTGTTTCTGCTGATGATAAAAACAGCGCGAATAAGTGGGAGGCAATGCTTGACTCTGAGAGTTTGAGGGACATAAAATTCCTATGTTCAACCAGGGAAAACGTTGTGTTGCATGAGGAAACAGTGAATGATGGTTCGGACACAGCTTCATTAGTCCAAGAAATGCAGGATAATTTTGATCTTATCATAGTAGGACGACGACATAAGGATTTACGAGCATTGGAAGGCCTTGCACAATGGAGTGAATTGCCAGAGCTTGGAGTTCTGGGAGACTTGCTCAGTTCCCCAGATATTAGCAAGCCtgtttcagttttggtggtaCAGCAGCAACTTGTGCAGCTTAAATGA
- the LOC141711429 gene encoding uncharacterized protein LOC141711429, whose product MHSKTDSEVTTISIAPSSPRPAAYYVQSPSRDSHDGEKTTTSFQSTPAGSPPHSHSSVGRHSRESSSSRFSGALKDGSRKVYPNDANDRRKIHKKIDVIEEEGLLEDDEYQKGLPRRCYLLIFVLGFFILFTLFSLILYGASKPQKPKVTMKNIKFETLVIQAGSDNSGVATDMITLNATVRLTFRNTATFFGVHVKSTPVYLDYSQITLASGNMKKFYQSRKSQRLLTVSLAGSRVPLYGSGATLSSLNGVPTVPVPLKLNFLVKSSGYVLGKLVKPKFNKKIECSVVYDPKKHKNAAISLKKSCMYD is encoded by the exons ATGCATTCCAAAACCGATTCAGAAGTAACAACCATAAGCATTGCTCCATCTTCACCTAGACCCGCTGCTTACTACGTCCAATCCCCGTCCCGTGATTCCCACGATGGCGAAAAGACGACGACATCGTTTCAGTCGACACCTGCAGGCTCACCACCTCACTCGCATTCTTCTGTTGGCAGGCATTCCCGTGAATCATCCTCCAGTCGCTTCTCGGGCGCTTTGAAAGACGGTTCACGTAAAGTATATCCAAATGATGCCAATGATCGTCGTAAAATTCACAAAAAAATCGATGTCATTGAAGAAGAAGGCCTTCTGGAGGATGATGAGTACCAGAAAGGCCTGCCTCGTCGATGCTATTTACTCATTTTTGTTTTAGGTTTTTTCATTCTGTTTACACTATTCTCGTTAATATTGTACGGTGCTAGTAAGCCACAGAAGCCTAAGGTTACGATGAAG AATATTAAGTTCGAGACTCTGGTGATTCAAGCTGGCTCGGATAATTCAGGAGTAGCAACGGACATGATCACTTTGAATGCTACTGTCAGACTCACTTTCCGAAACACTGCTACATTTTTCGGTGTCCATGTTAAATCTACTCCTGTTTATCTCGATTACTCTCAGATCACTCTTGCTTCCGGAAAT ATGAAGAAGTTTTATCAATCGAGAAAGAGTCAGAGATTACTGACGGTGTCCTTAGCCGGGAGTAGGGTTCCATTATACGGAAGTGGAGCTACATTGAGCAGCTTAAACGGAGTTCCAACTGTCCCGGTACCATTAAAATTGAACTTTCTCGTCAAATCAAGCGGTTACGTTCTGGGAAAGTTGGTGAAACCGAAATTTAACAAGAAAATCGAGTGTTCAGTCGTTTATGATCCAAAGAAACATAAGAATGCGGCCATCTCATTGAAGAAATCTTGTATGTATGATTGA